From the genome of Chlamydiota bacterium:
AACTGATCAAATGCTTTTTGACCAATTAGGTGATAAAATTTTGTCACTCTTACATAACAGGCGACTTTATTTTTCACACTTTGCAATACTGTGGCTTGTGCAACACCGTCCAGCTGGAAGTATACAATATCTCTTCGAACCTTTGCTTCACATTCATCCAGAAAATCAGACCTTACATTCCATAAATTCAAAAGATCTTGTGCATTTTGTATACACAAAAGATCTTGTAGTGTGTCTAAAAAGGCTTTTTCTTCTGCTCCATCTAAAGAACGAACTTCCATAGGATGAGGGATTTCTTTGTTGAAACAATTTTCGCGTGTTAACATCGCTTGAAGAGCTTCTTGAATTAGAAAAAGATTTTTACCAATAAGAATATAGCGCGGGTATGTAATATCACTTAATGGTATCTCTTCAACTAATAAAGGGCTAAAATAGTTGCCATCCTCTTTCTTTTCATTCCCTAATTCGAAACTTGCATCTACTTGCGATTGTGAAGAGGGTTTGATGATAATATGTTGAGTAAAAACCTCTTCTAATGTTTCTTCAAGTGTTGTTTTGGTTCGCTGTTTTAGTGCTTTATGAGATAAAACACACTGTCTAACAGCGACTGCATTTAAGAGAAAAAATATGGCATAAAACAATCTATTTTGCTTAGCACCCTTGAAAAAAGTAAAGATTGCAACATCAACGAATAGAATGCATCCTGCAATGAGTGCTGTTTTTAGCATTCTTTTCCAAACAATGGTTCTTTCTGGATTTTTCCAATATATCAATGAAAAACGTTCTCCAAAAGAAAATTGAATTGACTCTAATTGTCCAAAAATTCTCATTTCTGCTTTATTAGCTTGCATATTGGATGCAATCACCGCATCACGTAAATGTTCGATACTTGTAGCTCTTTGTGTTCCGTCCCCTAAATAGATCTCTGTCATATCACTTTGGAAATCTAATGCTGGTTGAATACGTGGTAGACCTAATAATTGAGCGACTTGCCTTTTTATATTTGTTGCCATTATCTATCTTTATTGAATTTAATAGCCCCCATTTTACTTGCTATTCAAATAAAAATCAAGAAGAAAAATTTTTAAATACGACTGAAAATCAACTACTTAGAAAAATGGGAGCGCAGAAACCAAGCTTGCTTCTCGTGGATGCGATAAGTATATTTGAATTAAAAATAAAATTTTAAATTCAATTCTTCAACTTAAATTCGTTACAAAGTTGATACTTCCTGTTTTTATTGGAAGGGTCTGTGATTTTTAAAAAGTCACACTCTACCCACTTTTTACATAAAGCAGACGCAGACCGCGGTCTCAGGTCAAAAAGCTCCCCTACTTGTTTGGATGTGATCTCATTAAACTCTAAAAAAAGCTCCAAAACTTTACGTTGTTTTGGATCCAGTTTGTATAAAAATTGTTGTTCATCTGGATCATTTTTGGACACATCCATGTTTCTTAACACATTTTCAAAGGCAACAGCCATTCCTTTTATCATGTATTCGATCCAATGTGTGATATCCGCCTCTTGTCTACCGAGATAATAGTTGTGTGAAGGACCTACACTAATTGCATCATAATACGCTTGCAAATTACGCGCATAATACTCTTCAAGAGAGTACAGCCCTTTCAGATCATAGCCACCTAGGTGTAAAATCAAGGTGGTAACAAGTCTGGCTAGTCGTCCATTTCCATCATAATAGGGATGAATCGTTGCAATCTGATAATGTGCAATGCCTGCAACGATGGGACATGGAATTTGATGCAAATTTTCTTTTATCCATTGTACCAATCCTTCCATAAGTCCACTGACATCTTTTGCTTCTGGGGGCATGTAAATGATGGCTGATGTTCTAGCATCTCGTATCACATTTTGTCCATCTCTGTAAGCAGAAGGTCTAACACGTGTTATTCCATAGGACATTAGTAAAGCATGAAGAAGTTGGATGGTTTTTTCATTAACTAGAGTTTTTTCTGCTGCAAACTGTTCTACTTCTTTTAGTGCTTCATAATATCCTTTCACTTCTCTTTCATCTCGTTCTCGACCAGGGAAATGTCCTTCGTGTTGAAGCACTTGATCAATCTCTGAGGGCAGCAACTGATTCCCCTCAATCATCGTCGAATAATGCGTGGTGTAAAGCTTTGCAGATTCTCTTAAGCTCGCCAGCACTTTTGGTGTTAGCGAAAGGTATTGAATGTCTCCCTTGACTTTCTCTATTCGGATGAGATCATTAGCAACTTCAGGAGTAATCACAAAATTAGGCTTAAATTTTATCGGCATAATATCGGCACTTTATCAGCATTTCAATCTAACTTTATTATACCGATAAACTGCCGATAAATCCAGAGAAAAAACGCAAATATTTCGCAATCAATTATTTAGAAAAATGCGAGCGCAAGAACCAAGCTTGCTTCTCGTGGACACGTAAGCGCTCGATGAGCATGTCTTGCGTGCCAAGGTCATTGAGCTTTCCCGTTAAATTAATTAGTTTACAAAGTTGTTTACAAAGAGATTCGTGGTCTTTGAGGAGTGTTTTTAGCATTTGGTTAGCATTGAGCTTTGCTGAAGATTCTTTGAGAGTGGCAAATTTTAGCATTTCTTTCATGGATCCTGGAGACATTTCACCAAGAGAGCGGATCTTTTCTGCGATCATATCGATCGCTTCTTGTAGTTCATGGTATTGCTTTTCAAAAAGCAGATGTATAGAGTAGAATCTCGCATCAACAAGATTCCAATGGAAATTTTGCGTTTTTGTATACAGGATATAACTATTGGCTAAAAATACATTGAGCTCTTTTGCAACTTGTTTACAAACTTTTTGTGAAACTCCGCAATCTACTTTCATTGCTTACTCCTTTTTTTTCTCAAGGTATCAATTTTAAATGGACATTGCAAATAAAATTTGGTAAAACAAAGTCTATGTTTCAAAAAGATACAAAATATAAAGGTTTTTTAGTCACACGTTTTGATAAAATTGAAGAACTCAAGTTGAATTTTATCGAGCTTGAGCATGAAAAAACAAAAACAAAAATTATCAAGATTCAAAATGATGATCATGAAAATGTCTTTTGTTTAGGATTTCGTACCATCCCTTCGTCATCTAATGGCGTCGCACACATTTTAGAACATACTGTTTTATGTGGATCTGAAAAATATCCTGTTAA
Proteins encoded in this window:
- the dps2 gene encoding DNA protection during starvation protein 2, whose product is MKVDCGVSQKVCKQVAKELNVFLANSYILYTKTQNFHWNLVDARFYSIHLLFEKQYHELQEAIDMIAEKIRSLGEMSPGSMKEMLKFATLKESSAKLNANQMLKTLLKDHESLCKQLCKLINLTGKLNDLGTQDMLIERLRVHEKQAWFLRSHFSK